From Macaca mulatta isolate MMU2019108-1 chromosome 1, T2T-MMU8v2.0, whole genome shotgun sequence, the proteins below share one genomic window:
- the FAM43B gene encoding protein FAM43B, translated as MLPWRRNKFVLVEDEAKCKAKSLSPGLAYTSLLSSFLRSCPDLLPDWPLERLGRVFRSRRQKVELNKEDPTYTVWYLGNAVTLHAKGDGCTDDAVGKIWARCGPGGGTKMKLTLGPHGIRMQPCERGTAGGSGGRRPAHAYLLPRITYCTADGRHPRVFAWVYRHQARHKAVVLRCHAVLLARAHKARALARLLRQTALAAFSDFKRLQRQSDARHVRQQHLRAGGAAASVPRAPLRRLLNAKCAYRPPPSERSRGAPRLSSIQEEDEEEEEEDDAEEREGGAPQHERPEVLSLARELRTCSLRGVPAPPPPAQPRRWKAGPRERAGQAR; from the coding sequence ATGCTGCCCTGGAGACGTAACAAATTCGTGCTGGTGGAGGACGAGGCCAAGTGCAAAGCGAAGAGCCTGAGTCCGGGGCTCGCCTACACGTCGCTGCTCTCCAGCTTCCTGCGCTCCTGCCCGGACCTGCTGCCCGACTGGCCGCTGGAGCGCCTGGGCCGCGTGTTCCGCAGCCGGCGCCAGAAAGTGGAGCTCAACAAGGAGGACCCGACCTACACCGTGTGGTACCTGGGCAACGCCGTCACCCTGCACGCCAAGGGCGACGGCTGCACCGACGACGCCGTGGGCAAGATCTGGGCTCGCTGCGGGCCGGGCGGGGGCACCAAGATGAAGCTGACGCTGGGGCCGCACGGCATCCGCATGCAGCCGTGCGAGCGCGGCACCGCCGGGGGTTCGGGGGGCCGCAGGCCGGCGCACGCCTACCTGCTGCCGCGCATCACCTACTGCACGGCGGACGGGCGCCACCCGCGCGTCTTCGCCTGGGTCTACCGCCACCAGGCGCGCCACAAGGCCGTGGTGCTGCGCTGCCACGCTGTGCTGCTGGCGCGGGCGCACAAGGCGCGCGCCCTGGCCCGCCTGCTCCGCCAGACCGCGCTGGCGGCCTTCAGCGACTTCAAGCGCCTGCAGCGCCAGAGCGATGCGCGCCACGTGCGCCAGCAGCATCTCCGCGCGGGGGGCGCCGCCGCCTCGGTGCCCCGCGCCCCGCTGCGCCGCCTGCTCAATGCCAAGTGCGCCTACCGGCCGCCGCCGAGCGAGCGCAGCCGCGGGGCGCCGCGCCTCAGCAGCATCCAGGAGGAGGacgaagaggaggaggaggaggacgacgCGGAGGAGCGAGAGGGAGGAGCCCCCCAGCACGAGCGGCCGGAGGTGCTCAGCCTGGCCCGGGAGCTGAGGACGTGCAGCCTGCGGGGCGTCCCGGCGCCCCCACCGCCGGCTCAGCCCCGCCGCTGGAAGGCCGGCCCCAGGGAGCGGGCGGGCCAGGCGCGCTGA